The Setaria italica strain Yugu1 chromosome IX, Setaria_italica_v2.0, whole genome shotgun sequence genome has a window encoding:
- the LOC101767967 gene encoding U1 snRNP-associated protein usp106: protein MDAMRKQLDVLMGANRNGDVEEVNRNYYDRDVCRLFLAGLCPHDLFQLTKMDLGPCSKIPSLQLRKEWRSRGFSDFGDVGNCPGSAE, encoded by the exons ATGGACGCCATGCGGAAGCAGCTGGACGTCCTCATGGGCGCCAATCGCAACGGCGACGTGGAGGAGGTCAACCGGAACTACTACGACCGCGACGTCTGCCGCCTCTTCCTCGCGGGCCTATGCCCGCACGACCTCTTCCAGCTCACG AAAATGGATCTTGGACCTTGCTCCAAGATTCCCTCGCTTCAGCTGCGGAAAGA GTGGAGGTCCCGCGGCTTCTCCGACTTCGGCGACGTGGGGAACTGTCCGGGCAGCGCTGAGTGA